A region from the Pelecanus crispus isolate bPelCri1 chromosome 11, bPelCri1.pri, whole genome shotgun sequence genome encodes:
- the NIPSNAP1 gene encoding protein NipSnap homolog 1, giving the protein MAAARAGGSAALQLLRRGGGGAPGGARRYSRDAEGSWFRSLFVHKVDPRKDAHSNLLSKKETSNLYKIQFHNVKPECLDAYNSLTEEVLPKLHSDADYPCDLVGNWNTWYGEQDQAVHLWRFSGGYPALMDCMNKLKQNKEYLDFRKERSRMLLSRRNQLLLEFSFWNEPLPRQGPNIYELRTYKLKPGTMIEWGNNWARAIKYRQENQEAVGGFFSQIGELYVVHHLWAYKDLQSREETRNAAWRKRGWDENVYYTVPLIRTMESRIMIPLKISPLQ; this is encoded by the exons atggcggcggcgcgggcgggcgggagcgcggcGTTGCAGCtgctgcggcggggcggcggcggggcccccggCGGAGCGCG GCGGTACTCAAGGGATGCCGAGGGCAGCTGGTTCCGCTCCCTCTTCGTGCACAAGGTGGACCCCCGCAAGGACGCCCATTCCAACCTTCTCTCCAAGAAGGAGACCAGCAACCTCTATAAGATTCAGT ttCACAATGTGAAGCCGGAGTGCCTGGATGCCTACAACAGCCTGAC AGAGGAGGTGCTCCCCAAGCTCCACTCAGATGCTGACTACCCCTGCGACCTGGTGGGGAACTGGAACACATGGTACGGCGAGCAGGACCAGGCAG TGCACCTCTGGCGCTTCTCGGGCGGGTACCCGGCCCTCATGGACTGCATGAACAAGCTCAAGCAGAATAAG GAGTACCTGGACTTCCGCAAGGAGAGGAGCCGCATGCTGCTGTCCCGCAGGAACCAGCTGCTCCTGGAGTTCAGCTTCTGGAATGagcccctgccccgccaggGACCCAACATCTACGAGCTGAGGACCTACAAGCTGAAG CCAGGGACCATGATTGAATGGGGCAACAACTG GGCTCGGGCCATTAAGTACCGGCAGGAGAACCAGGAGGCAGTTGGCGGGTTCTTCTCCCAGATCGGGGAGCTGTACGTCGTGCATCACCTCTGGG CCTACAAGGACCTGCAGTCCCGGGAGGAGACGAGGAATGCAGCCTGGAGGAAGAGGGGCTGGGATGAGAATGTGTACTACACAG TCCCGCTGATCCGTACCATGGAGTCGCGGATAATGATTCCCCTGAAGATCtcacccctgcagtga
- the THOC5 gene encoding THO complex subunit 5 has translation MSSDSSKKRKPKVIRTDGGLQEGKRGKADADQDVRYYSEECEVDLRDPIKDYELYRETCQELQRLMAEIQELKSRGIKDNASEIDERRIQSCVHFMTLKKLNRLAHIRLKKGRDQTHEAKQKVDAYHLQLQNLLYEVMHLQKEITKCLEFKSKHEEIELVSLEEFYKEAPAEISRPAITLSEPHQQTLARLDWELEQRKRLAEKYKECLTSKEKILKEIEVKKEYLSSLQPRLNSIMQASLPVQEYLFMPFDQAHKQYETARHLPPPLYVLFVQASAYGQACDKKLVVAIEGSVEEAKALYKPPEDSQDDESDSDAEEEQTTKRRRPTLGVQLDDKRKEMLKRHPLSVTVDLKCKDENVLHLTFYYLMNLNVMTVKAKVTTAVEMTTAISAGDLLSPDSLLNCLYPGDHGRKTPNPANQFQFDKVGILTLSDYVTELGHPYVWVQKLGGLHFPKDQPQHTVTADNSLSASHMELTVKLLRTRLQSRLALHKQFASLEHGVVPVSSECQHLFPAKIVSRLVKWAAIPYEDYAELPYTKDVIEAGLAEDTHLYYMALIERGTAKLQAAVVLNPGYSTLPPVFSLCLNWKGERTSSNDDNIRAMESEVNVNYKELWGPKPGYQLLTNQLQRLCMVLDVYLETEPHDPSVEGPKEFPQEKMCLRLVRGPMRLKPFKFNYPQGFFSHR, from the exons ATGTCGTCGGACTCCAGCAAGAAGAGGAAACCCAAGGTGATCCGCACGGATGGGGGCCTGCAGGAGGGCAAGCGGGGCAAGGCCGATGCTGACCAG GATGTTAGGTACTACAGTGAGGAGTGCGAGGTGGATCTCCGTGACCCCATCAAAGACTACGAACTCTACAGAGAGACTTGCCAGGAGCTTCAGAGACTGATGGCAGAAATCCAGGAGCTGAAGAGCAGAGGCATCAAGGACAAC GCTTCGGAGATTGACGAGCGGCGGATTCAGAGCTGTGTCCACTTCATGACCCTGAAGAAGCTCAACCGATTGGCTCATATTCGGCTGAAGAAAGGGAGAGATCAAACACACGAG GCAAAGCAGAAGGTTGACGCGTATCACCTGCAGCTCCAGAACTTGCTTTATGAAGTGATGCACCTGCAGAAAGAGATCACTAAATGCCTGGAGTTCAA GTCAAAACATGAAGAAATTGAACTGGTGAGCCTGGAGGAGTTTTACAAAGAGGCCCCCGCTGAAATCAGCCGGCCTGCCATCACCCTGTCTGAGCCCCACCAGCAGACCCTGGCCCGCCTGGactgggagctggagcagcgCAAGAG GCTGGCAGAGAAGTACAAGGAGTGCCTGACCAGCAAGGAGAAGATCCTGAAGGAGATTGAGGTGAAGAAGGAGTATCTGAGCAGCCTCCAGCCTCGACTCAACAGCATCATGCAG GCCTCCCTGCCTGTCCAGGAGTATCTCTTCATGCCCTTCGACCAGGCACACAAACAGTATGAGACAGCCCGACACCTCCCGCCGCCTCTCTACGTCCTCTTCGTTCAAGCCAGTGCCTACGGTCAGGCTTGTG ATAAGAAGCTTGTGGTGGCCATTGAGGGGAGTGTAGAGGAAGCCAAAGCCCTGTACAAGCCACCTGAGGATTCACAGG ATGACGAAAGTGATTCTGATGCGGAGGAGGAGCAGACCACG AAGCGGCGCAGGCCCACCCTGGGTGTGCAGCTGGACGACAAGCGCAAGGAGATGCTCAAGCGGCACCCCTTGTCTGTCACTGTCGACCTGAAGTGCAAAG ATGAGAACGTGCTTCACCTGACGTTCTATTACCTGATGAACCTCAACGTCATGACGGTGAAAGCCAAGGTGACCACTGCTGTTGAGATGACAACTGCCATCAGTGCTGG TGACCTGCTCTCCCCAGACTCCCTCCTCAACTGCCTCTATCCAGGAGACCATGGGAGGAAAACACCCAACCCGGCCAACCAGTTCCAGTTCGATAAAGTGGG CATCCTGACCTTGAGTGACTACGTGACAGAGCTGGGGCACCCCTATGTGTGGGTGCAGAAGCTGGGCGGCCTGCATTTCCCCAAGGATCAACCTCAG cacacagTCACTGCGGACAACTCGCTGAGTGCCAGCCACATGGAGCTGACTGTGAAGCTGCTGCGGACAAGGCTGCAGTCCCGCCTGGCTCTTCACAAGCAGTTTGCGTCCCTTG AGCACGGCGTTGTGCCAGTCTCCAGTGAGTGCCAGCATCTCTTCCCTGCCAAGATTGTCTCGCGCCTGGTGAAGTGGGCTGCTATTCCCTATGAAGATTATGCG GAGCTGCCCTACACTAAAGATGTGATAGAGGCCGGCTTGGCTGAAGACACTCACCTCTACTACATGGCCCTGATAGAAAGAGGAACAG ccAAGCTCCAGGCCGCTGTGGTCCTTAACCCTGGTTACTCTACACTGCCGCCTGTCTTCAGCCTCTGCCTGAACTGGAAAGGAGAGCGAACCAGCAGCAACGATGACAACATTCGG GCCATGGAGAGCGAGGTCAACGTGAACTACAAGGAGCTGTGGGGGCCCAAACCGGGCTACCAGCTCCTCACCAACCAGCTGCAGCGCCTGTGCATGGTGCTGGATGTCTACCTGGAGACGGAGCCCCACGACCCCAGCGTGGAGGGGCCCAAGGAGTTTCCCCAGGAGAAGATGTGTCTGCGTCTTGTCAG